The Drosophila subobscura isolate 14011-0131.10 chromosome A, UCBerk_Dsub_1.0, whole genome shotgun sequence genome includes the window agagaaagaaagagaaagagtaaTACATAAGCAGGAAGCCCAGACACACTTAGCGCCTTACGAATCGAGTCCTTAGCAAAAGTTGAATAAGAAGTAACGAGATCTGTGGAGAATTGTTCGAGCTGCTTTGTTAAACGGACGATGCGATCAATATACAGTTAGGTATATGCCATGTACACTATATACTGCTAGAACACACCCAACACGACGACGGCActcaagaaaacaaaacaaaaatgttaaatcaAAGATATTTAGACATAAGTTGAAGccacaaagcaaaagcgaaaccCTAGTTAAGTTAGGCCACCAatcccatgccccatgccccctTCCCACTGCTCCCCCTCTACCCACTAATGGTTACGTAGTTGAAATGCTAAAAGAATTGTTAATCAGACTGTAAGCAGACTTTAGTTGAAATCAGGACCCTCTGCCCCCTCTAAATCAGAGCCTAGAGCGGAATGTGTATATACCCGAGAAATGCCTCGAAAGAGCCGCCGTTGAAACGATGCTGCAATCTatgcaaaaacataaaaaacataaacacaaatcctatatacatatatatacatacatctgtgGAAACCAAGAAATACTTATtaccatataaatatatctatatatatatatatgtatatgaaaagAACAGAGGAGGGACGAGAACTGGACAAAGACGCCCCAAGTGTATACACTTCATGTACCTTtttagcaaagaaaaaagaaaacgaaacgaaacgagaagaaaagaaaagcaaagaacgCATTATAAAGTTATATAATTAaacttaaaactaaaaactaaaacttaaaCTGAATGTTGATGTCAAAGAAACCAATCTGCTagttgttgcaacaaaaagaaccacaaacaaaactgaaacaaatgttgaaatgtgttttgtttgctcaaaaATCTTAATattaaaactctttttttttatattattattattactattatgtTTTAGTTTAATTATGCTAGAATGGCCGTGAAGCGCATGTGTTGAGGATAGTGGCAAGGGCaaagaggaggaaaaaaaacatcaaaatgaTTGTAAAATctccgagccgagccgagcccaGGCACACCATACGATGCCATGCCCACGCGAAAGACAATCGCCGCCCGAATTGTTGTCGTTTTTTCGCCTAGGTTGAATACAGTTGACAGTTCTAAATACATAGCTCTAGGACACACAACAGCCTACAGCCCACACtctacaaatataaatatccacacacacaaacacacacacggcaatAGCAAAGTACATAGatgcatatataaatatcGTTATAAACCATTAAGCTTTATTGtttatacacaaacacacatatattatatatatacaaatactaAATCAACggataaaaaagaaagagagagagagagagagagagagagcaggtggagaaccgaaccgaaccgagccgGTCCGATCTGATCTGTTCCGATATGGTACTAGGCCCCCCATCCTACACCCCACACTACCCTACCCCAACCTACCCGACTTCTGCCCGCGATGAGCAAAACTGTTTTgttaatgtgtttttttttcttctattttattattatacaacatctttattattattattattattatattattattaccattactattactattattattgagatatatatatatgcatgcatgcatattGATGTGGGGCATATATATATTCGattttaaaactttttttgcataccaaatacacacaaatccAAATGTGAATCAATTTTCGTTTGTTTCGTTATCTATTTGTGTGTTCCGGAAGTGACTTAAGTGGGTATTTATATTGATATATCGAAATGGGGAAAGCAGAGAGGAATCAGAGTACCGGAATCATCTGGAATTTGCACACCTCAATGGGGTTTCCATACcaatctccatctctctctctaaggAAGACGTCCGGCCATGGGGATTTCCCTCGCTACACTTTCCCCATCAAAAGTGCTTTCTCATGCGTTGATGGATCGTGAACTGTGAATTTAGTCCATAgatgtatataattatatttagatATTTAGCTTATAGGGCAGATCCGTAGGATCGAGAGATGTCGGTTTATGTTGAGCTATTGTAAGTGCCTGCCCCAGACCCCGCCCCAGCCACTGCTCCACTTTGATTGAGGTGTAGGCCGCACTGTTACCAGTTTCCACGGATTTGTTAGCTTGAAGCGAGGTCTCCCTGCTCCTTAAGCCCTGCCTTTGGTATAGCCTTGTTGCAtgccgcaaacacacacacagaacacacacacagaaccgTCTCTGTGTCACTTTTGAACAACCTCTTTGTGCGATCTGAAATCAACTTAAATAGCATCTATATAcaagacatacatatatatctctGAGGAAGAGGATGATCAATCTGTTTGCCCTCCAAGGTTTCAACTAGCGCCTGTTTTTATGTCTCCAAAACCTCTGTACAAACAcaagaataacaaaaacaaaacagaaaaggaaagcaagtaaataaaagcataggaaaatgaacaacaaatatatcgacaaggaaaacaaaatgaagcaaacaaaatatgaattatatttatatatatagatatgtaaTACGTGCAGAAGCAAAGACAAATTGGATATGAGAGCTAAATGTTACCCTGTATTTTTTTAGAAATAacatttttctactttttggATGATgtaataccaaaaaaaaaccacaaaaaaaacacacacacaaagaaaaccaATTGAAATGTAAAGCATCCACTTGGTTCTCGTTTGTtgctaaattatataaattatatattatacatatgtaccaaaaaaacaaaaacaaaaacagaaacagaaaaatgtacGAACAAACCAAATGCTAAACAGATTTGGGACTGATCTTTGGGCCTGCATCACTGTGTATAAGCGAATTGTGTATgtcaaacaataaataaactattCACCACCAAAACCCGTTCCGTTCTTAGGTCAGAAACCACTTCTGTTGTGGAGTAACACCGGAAGAACTCCCCAACAATCAGTTCCTTTGTCTAATGCTGCTCGAGGAGATTCTCCTGGCACCTGACATCAACTCAACAATTGGATATGCAAGTGGGAAAGCggcttgtgttttgttttttaattttataatcaCAAAATACTGGGAATTTTGAAACCCTCTGGCAGCTCTAGTAGTAGAATTGATCTCTTCATAAACTACAAGGCTGCTGACTGGCGGACAGCTCTTCCAATTCCGCTTCGAAGCTGGGCAGTCCCAGCTCGGCCCGCCGCCGTTGGACGTCCTTGTAGCGCCTCATGGCCGCCGCGAAATTCCGCCGGCGAGTCGCCGTCTCGTCCGCACTCTGCTGCACCGAACGCTGGTCGCTGCCGCGCCACTGGTCCgtggtggagctgctgtcGGAGTCTCTGTCTGAGCCGTAGCCCGAGTCGGAGAACTGCTGTGGCCGAGCTGCCAGCATCTCGATAATGGTCTGACGGTCGGACCGGTCGGACCGGTCGGAGATCTCCTCATCCGAAGCTTTGGCGTTGCCAACGCGAAGCTCCAGCAGATGGCCGCTGGTGCGCTCCTGCGCCATTCTGCGCTCGAGACAGAGCTGCTCCCGCTGGCGAAagagctccagctgcaggcacGCCAGCTCCTCGCTCAGCGAGCTGGCCAGTTGGGTCAGCTCCTCGTTGCGGATCAGTCCCCAGTGGACGGTGCACGGTATGTGGAACGGCATGAGGACGCACAGCTTGGCCACCAAGCACTTGATCAGGCGCATTGTCTCGCTGTACGTTCTCTCCGTGAGGGGGTGCCTAATCATCTGGTTGACGACTCGGCGCAGGCATTTGCGTGCCCCAGACAACTCGTGCAACTCGCTGCGCACCAACTGCGGGAGGTGCTTCAGTAGCTAGGGGGAAACTGATGTGTTGTCTACTTACAACATTCATGTCGCTGCAGTTCTCGCCCTCGACGAGCTGATCGAGCAGGTCGTAGAACTTATTCTGTGCCTCAGTGGCCCGCGTGTACAGCACAGCCCGCTGCGACTTGAATCGCTTGAGGGACTCTTCGGCCAGCTGATAGAGATCCCTGTCCAGGCGCATATTCTGATCCAGATAGGCAATGGCCTCGGCAAAGCGAACTCGCTCCAGCGGCTGTCCCACCAATTCGGCCTGGTCTTCGCTGCCAAACATCAGCGGCTCCATGTCGCGGAAGCCCGTGCGCCGGAACTCCATTAGtcggtgctggagctgctcacAGAACTCCTCCTCTCCCTGCACGGactccaccacctccaccagcTCGCCCAGCAGCCGCACCTTGTTCAGTTTGCCCATTAGGCCCAAGTGGCGAGGCGATCTCTTAGCTGCCCgcctggcgctggcgctggccctGGCGCTGGCATCGGGCGCCTTGATTAATCCACGCAAATGTGAGGGCAAGGGCGGCCGTTCCAGCAGGTAGGGAATCGAGTCAATGTTCCGGAGATGATGGGATCGACTTAAGTCCAACCTCAAGTTGCTGCGCAAGTGATCACGATCCTGTCGTCCGTACTGTTCGGCAATGTTGGTGCTGGCCGGCGACGGGTTGAGCGTCAGCAAGGACCCAGTGTCCGACAGTGAATGGTTCTCAGCCGGCGCCAGAGGCTGCCAGCCGCTCAGCAGTCCATCGGCATTCTGGCGCGCCATTATCTGGCGCAGCTCTTCGCGTACATCCTCAGCGCCATAGTGCTCCGTGAAGTTGTCCTCGATCGCCTCCGTGTCCATTATGGCCAGCCAGGGGGACGACTCCTCGTGATCGCCATCTCCGTTCGGTGGCAGCACGTTGCTCccgttgctgccgttgctcaTTGCGGTGCCGAGGGGATGTCAGAGTGCAGGAACCAAagatttaaattttcattaagAAATTTTGATAACAATTTTGTGTAAATGCCGTGAGACTAAATCGATATCGAAAGACTGAAGGGAAATACCGAAACGAATCTGGGACAAGGGGAATTTTGAATGGGAGCCTGCTAGGTCGAAATAAGAAATGTCACGTAATTTCTAGTAAAGCGCCAACTGGCGGAAAACCAGTGAACTACGAGCAGCCGGCTAGCGACAAAAAAACGTGAGCTACGCGCTGCGTTGCATGGTGCACGATTGGCTCACCAGGTGGCGCAGCTGTGTGTTGCAACTCATGGTTTACAACTCTGCACGTATGTAACTATAAATTATATTCTACGCCGTAAATTGCCCATCGATGTAGATGCGCTTTTTTATGGCTAATGGCCTATTGGTTTGATTGTTGGCTTATTTATCTTTTTAACCATAAATCTGGCTaccataattatattttgagCATTGCTCTGCTATTTCCCAGCTTCAGTTCCAGCTCCCCCGGATAATTCATTACTTCTACAACCAGCCATCTGATTGGAATACAGTAGATTCGTCtttattgaatttgatttctctGTTCAGTTTTACATGCTATATAAACTAATTTATTAatcatattattattattatttatatttgcattatttcGTGCgcctcttcatcatcatcatcatcatcatcatcatcgttttCATCGTTTGCCacttttgtttaatataatttgttgttgttgttgtttgataattggtgttgttgttgttgtggtttttgttttcttgcagCAGTGTCAGTTTCggttttcatttgattttattagcAAAATGCTCGTTGCCGGAAGTACACGGCGGATCCATAATTTCAATGATTCAAATCAAAGAACAATTACGATTTAGCTTaggtttaaaaaaaaatatgccatttatttattcaatgcTCAATGTCGTGTGCATTTATACAAGAAAtgctacaaaaaaatgtgactgtgtgtgtgtgtgtgtgtgtgtgtgtgtgtgtgtgtctcgggGTGTGCATGTTTCATTTATGCTTACTTGGGGGCTAATTTTCGTGTTGGATTTGCTTAGATCTTAGAAAATGGTTGCAAGGTTTTGCCAAAAATTGTATGTGCTTAACTTTAGTATCTATTtgttacatatatatataatatatatattctatttatgggtttttcttgcatttaatttcgtttatatgtatatttttgatatttttgctgctttttgttgttgttttaattgtgtttcttatgttttccctttctctttcgttttttgtgcacattttgctAATTTGCTTAAGAATCTTAATTGTTGTTCATTTCCCTTCTCTCACCATCATTTTGTattgctctttctctttctctttctctttcgcttttgttttgtttttggtttgttttgtttgggcGGATTTCAAACTGAAAAACGGTGCTGGTTCTCGTTAAGATCGTTATCATTGTTGGTGGAAAACTGAGGGGTTTTGCCGGCTGTCGGAGAATCgcttggtgtgtgtgtgtgtgtgtgttaactACGGTTTTTCTGCTCATTCGCATCATCTTTCAACTATCTTtatatctgtatatgtatatcctatATCTGTTGGTTAACTGTATCTGATTATAATCAAGACATGGTGCCCCCAACCCTTGGGCTGGGTTCTGCTTCTCTTCTGCACTTCGGTTTGCTTCTTGTCTGCTAAAATAACTCGCATATTAGTCGTACATATTATTAAACATAATATTGATATGGTCtggtttgtgtttctgttctgttcttgtttttcttgtattATTTTACTCTTAGGTTTCTCGCTTTTTActgcttttttctctttttgtcaATATGTACAGCTACAGGGGCTAAACGCGGGCTGGAACGAGTGGGGCAGCAAGGGATACTTGGcattgtttaaaaattgtataaccatatctgtatttttttacttttatatgtgtgtgtgtgtgtgtgtgggtgtgtttgtgtgtgtgtatatcaCCATGGGCTTAAattcattcatattcataatCATAttcatatccatatccatatccgtTCATATGTAGATGTGTGCAGAACTTTCTACCAAAGTTGAGCTTCAAAAAAACTGCCTTTCATCTTGGAGTGTATAAAAGTGTTGAGTATATTCGCTCCTGCGCCTTGCTCTTGTTCTGGTGTGCTTAAGTTGGAAGgatatttttcataatttcaataattacTAAGATCTCTGCGCATATGCCATTTCATAATTCATGTTGTGTTTCATATTTACAGCTCGAGTTTTGATTTAATCAAATGTGTGTCCACCttctttcgtttcgcttcTTTTCTTGATCGAGTTTACAATTAATTACGTATGTTTCTCCCCCTTCTGTGCTCCGCCTGCCTAAGGATCTACGGATCTATGCAAAAAATTTCATCTGCCTACGTcactatatatatgtatgtatgtatgtatgcatatagactatatatctgtatctgtatctgtatctgtataaTCTGTGTGCTTGCTTcaatatatttgttgttgttgctctatTTGAAGTATTCTTTCGTTTGCTTTAATTTACTTGGCTAGCACCGCatattgtgtgtatataaatgTGACTATATATAATGTTGTGTGTATAAAAATGCTGCATATGCCCCGCATGGCTGGCATGGCATTGGGGATCTCATATTTCCAGCTCCCCCAAAGTATGCTACACGCGAGCCAACATctgagtgcatgtgtgtgtgtgtgtgtgtgtgtgggtgggctGTGGGCGGGGTCAGGAAGGGATACGACATTTATAAGAGATTGCGAGTACTTTCGTTCCTCAGCGGCATCCGATTTgctaaatgaaatcaaaaggCCTTTTGGACTCGGAGCAAGGGAATACTtttcgttggtttttgtttttgtttttgctttggtttttcttgtggaacaaatttgtggaaaataaaaaaaggattctcgatgggtttttttttcgtttaataaaacatttttatttgataaaGTTTCGTTCATGTTCATGTATTATTGgtatgttgtttgcttttgttttttcttccttcTCTGCGATCCTtcctctatatatatatatatcagatatatcatatatatatatatataccgtataataattacaataataataataataaaaatacaaagacaaaaaaatggtGTGTATTacgaaataattaaaactaaaagttGCGAACAATTTCATCGTGTCGTGTGGGTTTCCCATGGGGTTGGGTGGGGTCTTCTCAGGTGTCCCTGTCCCGGTCCCCACCATCATTGTCCCCCATTgttttgtgtatatatattttatatatatgtttacGTTCTTTAAATATCGTTTATCATATCCATATTAGGTTTAATTTATCCATTAGCTAAAGCGTACGAAAATGCAAAGTATTTAACACGTTAACTTAAACACAAACAGGAGGAAAGGAAATGTCGATTGGAAAaactatatatacatataatatatacatatacatatatatatatatatatatacttgtaAATTCAAGAAGATCTCAACAGATTCGCTGACACATttgctgtttgtcttttgcatattttttaaatattggcttaatatttttgctttacgtttttttgttttcgttttcgtttttgttttattcttgaataaattttgtttgaagacgcaaattgtatttttgttttaggtATTTGAAATGTGTTTGGTATAtgttggtattttttttctcctccCTCTTCGCCTCCTCTTCGTCAACCACTGCTTTTACTTctcatatatatgtatgtaataataataataataataataataacgcGGCAAATTTCGGGcctatgcaaaaatgtttttttatttttgtgtagtttttaatttagttagtttttgctggtttgcttttatttatgtatattttctttttggttttgagaaatttgttttcatgcttaaatatttagcctaggaaaaaaaaggttgcattaaatattccttaaaaattgtttggtttttttttctggttgTTGTTCGTTTTAGGAAAACagattgattttttttttgcggttttttcttgcttttggtttttatttttgaaatttgtttaattgtaCGATTACTTTGTAAACTTAGGCGctaggcaaaaaaaaaattggctCTCTTACATTAGGgtttttatgtttctttttgtttgtttttgtttttttgtttgcttttgcttttactttcttttttttgtatataatttcTTTAGTACGATATGCGGTTTGTGTTTtaaagtgtgtttgtgtttgtgtttgcttacGCTTCCATCTCGAAATAGTTGAGTGTCACAGAAGAAATTGTTGGTATTTATGCTAGGGTTTAATGCGAATTTAAATTACCGTTAGGCTACACGTTGATAAACTCCTCCtcgactctccctctccctctacGCAtacgctttttgttgttgcatatactcatatatgtatgtgtgtgtgtgtatatgcgtatgtatgtatttatgcataattatttatagagTAAGTagattataaataataatttagtGCATTTTGCGGTTTTACTTTTGCtataattatgaattattcaattttttatcattgtgtgtgttggtgtgggggtgtgtgtgtgtatgtgtgtatgtgtgtgtttgattttttatgtaaattcaaaatttacaaaatttattgttatatattttacgtttttcacttttctccTCTCAACTTTTAAACCCTTCCTCACATTTCGCTTCCCTTCCGCTCACTGAACTTTtattcaacaaatatttatttatatataaaagagaaaaaaatatgttaaaaaaaaagggtAAAGGGTAAAGGgcgaaaacattttcctcGCTGCAATGTTGCTTGCCTTCAACTATCTTTTACTTTGGGTTTTCGTTTCTTAATTGCttctcgtttctcgtttctcgtttGTCGTTTCTCcgttcgttttgtgtgtgtgttttgcttgAGATCAAAAGATAGTTTAACAAGTCGGGGGACTGAGGGGAAGATCTGCTGGAGTACGAAGGAAGAACGAAGTAACGAAGGAAAGATCATGCCTCGCGAGGAGTCCTATGTACAGAGCGGCATCTCCAGGGTTCGTCTTAGTCCGTATTTACACTCCAACCATTGAACAAGGTGCATAGAGCCCTAGTGCCCTATcattattcatattcattatcattatcattatcataatCGTGTAATCATAATCGTAATTGTGGTAATAATAGATCGACAAACACAAAGTGATGCATGGACATATCTGCATATACTTATGTACGCAgttatccatccatccgtcctACCGCCTTCGCTTACAGTCTTCAAGtagaaacaaatcaaaaaaaatcTTTGCAAGATCTCTTTCGCTATCATTGGATCTTGGCTTTTGGTTAAAGTTCTTGGGCAAGTCAGTGGGGGCCTTCTTCCTCTCCTGTTATCTTattcgtttgttttgctttgctttgttttggggTAGTTGGGGGGAGGGGCCTTATGGGACTTCATGGGTGATTTTAATACTTTTGCGCTCCTCGCATAGCGTCTCTAAACTTTTAGCTACAATTATTACAACTCCGGGCAAAAGCCAGACACCTAAGGCTACGCTGCTATCCTAACTCCCATGGGTATTGTATCCGTATCGTATTTTATATTGTACgtaaatatgattaaaaaaaacaaaaaaaaatatatgtttatgtttatagAGTTCTCTACGTTCTAGGTGCTATTTATGTATCcgatatttatgtatatctaGCCCGCTCGAGGCGAGTCCTGGGTCTAGGTCTACGTCTAGGTCTAAACATCCAAACTTAATCACAAGTAAACGGTCGTCTCCATCTCGAACTCCATCTCGAACTCCATCTGCTCCATCGTTGATCATTGCACTGTCCTAGTAGTTCCACGCAGCGGCTGGCGCGGCACTGGTTACCGCCtgggcggcggctgccactgTCCCGCTGCCACCGGCCACTGCGGCGGCGACACAGCTCGCTGCTGACTCCTCAGAGTCGACGACACCCTGGCCGGTGCTCAGGCGACTGACGCGCACCAGACGCAGCTTCTCCTCGTTGATCACCTTCAGCTTCTTCTCCGCCTCGCTCGCCTCGCAATCGAGGCCgccatccagctgctgctgctgctggtcctcctcctcgtcgtcgtcctcctcctgcttgatgCGCACCTCGGGCTCCATGAACCGCTGGTCAATCTCCAGCTGGGCGTGCTCATGCTCCGAGTCATTGCCGCCAGCCTCCACGGACTTGCCGTCAGCATCGTCCCGGCCATAGTCGGAGGAGCCCTGCTGCATCACGCAGACACCGTTGATGATGCGCTCACTGTCGCTGCCCGCGCCGGCCTGGGCCGCCACAGCGGCGgccgctgcggccgctgccacggctgcggctgccaggCCCGCATTGGGTGTGGTGGTGCCAGCGGGATTCACCCACTGGGGCGCCGCCGGCTTGCGGCGGGAGCTGCGCACGGCGTTGCTCATGTAGGCGGCAGCCGCCGAGGCGAGGGCGGACTTTTGCAGGACCTTCTCGTACTCGGAGACGGCCTTGTCCTCCGCCTCCTGGCCCTCGAGCGACTCGTTGTCGCTCATGTTGTGGCCACTGGCGTCCATCTCGAGGTCGTCCTGATAGTCATCGCTGCGCTCGCGCTTCAGCGTCGGCATGGACAGATCCAGGCCGCTCATCTGCTCCTTGAACGCCTGATTGagggcctgcagctgcagctcgtcCCCCACACCGACGCCGGCCGCAcccacagccgccgcagcagcagcagcgccagcagcggccGCCGCGCCCGGTATGCCCGCCAGGCTGCGGCCGAGCAGGGCGGCCGCCGCGAAGTACGGTGGGTAGGGTATGGGCGCACCGCCCAAGCCCATGCGCTCCTTGTGCAGCTCGAcgagtcgctgctgcagcaggatgCGGAACTGGACGGGGTCGAAGGGCGTCGCATTGGTGTTCTCGCGACTCGGTATGGGATTGTCCTGGCCGG containing:
- the LOC117903280 gene encoding uncharacterized protein LOC117903280 gives rise to the protein MSNGSNGSNVLPPNGDGDHEESSPWLAIMDTEAIEDNFTEHYGAEDVREELRQIMARQNADGLLSGWQPLAPAENHSLSDTGSLLTLNPSPASTNIAEQYGRQDRDHLRSNLRLDLSRSHHLRNIDSIPYLLERPPLPSHLRGLIKAPDASARASASARRAAKRSPRHLGLMGKLNKVRLLGELVEVVESVQGEEEFCEQLQHRLMEFRRTGFRDMEPLMFGSEDQAELVGQPLERVRFAEAIAYLDQNMRLDRDLYQLAEESLKRFKSQRAVLYTRATEAQNKFYDLLDQLVEGENCSDMNVLVRSELHELSGARKCLRRVVNQMIRHPLTERTYSETMRLIKCLVAKLCVLMPFHIPCTVHWGLIRNEELTQLASSLSEELACLQLELFRQREQLCLERRMAQERTSGHLLELRVGNAKASDEEISDRSDRSDRQTIIEMLAARPQQFSDSGYGSDRDSDSSSTTDQWRGSDQRSVQQSADETATRRRNFAAAMRRYKDVQRRRAELGLPSFEAELEELSASQQPCSL